From Osmerus eperlanus unplaced genomic scaffold, fOsmEpe2.1 SCAFFOLD_87, whole genome shotgun sequence, one genomic window encodes:
- the LOC134016431 gene encoding uncharacterized protein LOC134016431 — MDQQKSISQPKRRETESDKEEDEDVDVGQLAESLKFVGISPNKSDDGKPPASGTSQHLSGGREKGKDELPSNQSSQPSTSEQPGPSGAEGGHDQQDRQNPKIKFLIQVPMWVPVPDKEHPKKNIMSQCQRLLDLLQDTGFNEEDRGHLEDVAIIIGLNGKHDPKLSGILEQLQKIKEKAKLKFEKVSFTWGPGGNIPYNREAVPYSRIREHLKNCEETKKLVRKLRGNDEECLVYFSFVDADTVDFNEVYSSYLQIVDTHVNTHKIPPTVMSTGYEFLEKEFQLASQIDREVRIRTADCFPLGTYYPEPNFCVLLPKAEETLPESFINTHSKAENMESPTLIRQVKKRSDIPFTALFPRGQPIITAVPPGIKLKKGEVTTQCHHDPFIWATSAYTHGELKYEPARGPKRFYNIRAYLMRLLTCDDEEFKKRCGEFSFTGPGVEQLKAAAQAWREYRRTLETGMKKVTEKGERTQPPEE; from the exons ATGGATCAACAAAAATCCATAAGTCAACCAAAACGTAGGGAGACAGAAAGTGacaaagaggaggatgaggatgttgaTGTTGGCCAACTGGCAGAATCCCTGAAGTTTGTTGGAATTTCCCCAAACAAGTCAGATGATGGGAAACCCCCCGCAAGTGGTACCTCCCAACACCTGTCAGG gggaagagagaaagggaaagatgaATTACCTTCTAACCAGTCAAGCCAGCCCTCCACATCAGAACAGCCAGGTCCCtctggggcagaggggggacatgaccagcaggacagacag AACCCGAAGATCAAATTTCTGATCCAAGTTCCGATGTGGGTCCCAGTTCCAGATAAAGAACATCCAAAGAAAAATATAATGTCACAGTGTCAGAGACTACTGGATCTGCTGCAGGATACAGGTTTTAATGAAGAAGACCGGGGTCATCTGGAAGATGTGGCCATCATTATTGGTCTCAATGGTAAACATGACCCAAAACTCAGTGGTATTCTGGAACAACTCCAAAAAATAAAGGAGAAAGCAAAATTAAAGTTTGAAAAGGTAAGCTTTACTTGGGGACCCGGGGGTAATATCCCTTACAATAGAGAAGCTGTACCATATAGCCGAATCCGAGAACATCTAAAAAATTGCGAAGAAACCAAAAAGCTTGTTAGAAAGTTAAGAGGGAACGATGAGGAGTGCCTTGTCTATTTCAGTTTTGTTGATGCTGATACTGTAGATTTCAACGAGGTGTACAGCTCCTATCTACAGATAGTTGACACTCACGTAAATACTCATAAAATCCCACCCACAGTCATGTCAACAGGATATGAGTTTCTAGAAAAAGAATTCCAGCTTGCCAGTCAGATCGACAGAGAGGTGCGAATACGGACAGCCGATTGTTTTCCGTTGGGCACGTACTATCCAGAGCCCAACTTCTGTGTTTTGCTACCAAAGGCAGAGGAAACACTACCAGAGAGCTTCATAAATACACATAGTAAAGCTGAAAACATGGAGTCACCCACATTGATAAGACAGGTAAAAAAGCGGTCAGACATACCATTTACAGCTCTCTTTCCTAGAGGCCAGCCCATAATAACCGCTGTTCCACCAGgaattaaattaaaaaaaggCGAGGTGACCACTCAGTGTCATCACGACCCTTTCATTTGGGCCACAAGTGCGTACACACACGGTGAACTGAAGTATGAGCCTGCCAGGGGACCCAAACGCTTTTATAATATTAGGGCATATTTGATGAGATTGCTTACTTGTGATGATGAGGAATTTAAGAAACGTTGTGGTGAGTTTTCCTTCACCGGTCCCGGAGTTGAACAGTTAAAGGCAGCTGCGCAAGCATGGAGAGAATACAGACGCACGCTGGAAACTGGGATGAAGAAAGTAACGGAGAAAGGGGAACGAACAcaaccgccagaagagtag